Proteins from a genomic interval of Ancylobacter polymorphus:
- a CDS encoding DEAD/DEAH box helicase, translating into MSMTENHYRLGAKRFSSESKFIPDSYRDEVFRFVQGAVCPKEDIGRKVTAGGIIAISNWHVLSEEGEPLEDEEITAPGESADPKIVVQSVLPLTPGTSQGNDLNVLNRRYERGGILSYLKDLPALMVFNDEAHHIHEFKREGEVTEVEWQKSLNLIAEPKGRRFVQVDFSATPYNEVGTGRNSRKSYFPHIAVDFDLKTAMRTGLVKSLVLDKRSEIGALSHEELDFKADRDENGNPMLSEGQRIMLRAGLTKLRKLEADFAALDPDKHPKMLVVCEDTTVTPLVADFMQLEGLADDEVLRVDSNRKGELKPDEWKVLRERLFDVDRHKSPRVIVSVLMLREGFDVNNICVIVPLRASSAGILLEQTIGRGLRLMWRGNEYDDIKRENRQLIRGGKTPSNMIDILSIVEHPAFQGFYDELIQEGLAAEADDNDDEANGSSTGDLISVGLRPGFEEYDFAIPFILREQVEALEDTHIDPSSLAPFGSFSLQQLKGQIGQGEKFHSEDVQAKTRFGDYRVHGGVMTATGYNDYLARITRRITEAVTLTDTTNSSKAFANASKFPYIQINRAEMAEGIDTFIRRHLFGQELDPLTDENWRVLLIDPVTEHIIKVWARAILEAEDSVIVANAEVAHRRLSEVPKLAMREGSSLAVEKAIYLRLPYPSRNGGLELAFMETCERDASVEAFCKINEQKHTFARLRYIKEDGLPAFYSPDFFVRAGGAIYLVETKAQGQLTSPNVLRKRKAAVSWCDRINALPPEQRSDSEWHYVLLGEDTFYGWRDKGGSIADLLAYARLRPVEDKGQAKFAF; encoded by the coding sequence ATGAGTATGACAGAAAATCATTACCGCCTTGGGGCAAAGCGTTTCAGCTCCGAATCCAAGTTCATTCCCGATTCCTACCGGGACGAGGTTTTCCGGTTCGTGCAAGGGGCGGTCTGCCCGAAAGAAGACATTGGCCGCAAGGTCACGGCCGGCGGCATCATCGCCATTTCCAACTGGCATGTGCTGTCGGAAGAAGGCGAGCCGCTTGAGGATGAGGAAATCACCGCGCCGGGGGAATCCGCCGATCCGAAAATCGTTGTGCAGAGCGTCCTTCCCCTGACGCCCGGCACCAGCCAAGGCAACGATTTGAACGTGCTGAACCGTCGCTATGAGCGCGGCGGCATCCTCTCCTACCTGAAAGACCTGCCCGCGCTCATGGTCTTCAATGACGAAGCCCACCATATTCACGAGTTCAAGCGGGAAGGCGAGGTGACGGAAGTTGAATGGCAAAAGAGCCTCAACCTGATCGCAGAACCCAAGGGCCGCCGCTTCGTCCAAGTGGACTTTTCGGCCACGCCCTATAACGAGGTCGGGACTGGCCGGAACAGCCGGAAATCCTACTTCCCGCACATCGCCGTTGATTTCGACCTGAAGACGGCCATGCGCACCGGCCTGGTCAAATCCCTTGTTCTCGACAAACGCTCCGAAATCGGGGCGCTGAGCCATGAGGAATTGGATTTCAAGGCCGATCGGGATGAGAACGGCAACCCGATGCTGTCAGAGGGGCAGCGCATTATGTTGCGCGCCGGCCTGACCAAGCTCCGGAAGCTGGAAGCCGATTTTGCCGCCCTCGATCCGGACAAGCATCCGAAAATGCTGGTGGTCTGCGAAGACACCACGGTTACGCCGCTCGTCGCTGATTTCATGCAGCTCGAAGGGCTGGCCGATGACGAGGTTTTGCGCGTCGATTCCAACCGCAAGGGCGAGCTGAAGCCCGACGAATGGAAGGTGCTGCGCGAACGCCTGTTCGACGTGGACCGTCACAAATCCCCGCGCGTCATAGTGAGCGTGCTCATGCTGCGCGAAGGCTTCGACGTGAATAACATCTGCGTCATTGTCCCGCTGCGCGCATCGAGCGCCGGCATCTTGCTGGAACAGACGATCGGGCGCGGCTTGCGTCTGATGTGGCGCGGCAATGAATACGACGACATAAAGCGGGAGAACCGCCAGCTCATTCGCGGCGGAAAGACACCCTCCAACATGATCGACATTCTTTCGATCGTGGAGCATCCGGCGTTCCAGGGCTTCTATGACGAGCTGATTCAGGAAGGCTTGGCGGCTGAAGCAGATGACAACGACGACGAGGCGAATGGCAGCTCGACCGGCGACCTGATCTCGGTTGGCCTCCGGCCGGGCTTCGAGGAATACGATTTCGCCATACCCTTCATCCTGCGGGAACAGGTCGAGGCGCTGGAAGATACCCATATCGACCCTTCGAGCCTCGCGCCGTTCGGATCGTTTTCGCTCCAACAACTCAAGGGGCAGATCGGCCAGGGCGAGAAGTTCCATTCCGAAGACGTGCAGGCGAAAACGCGCTTTGGCGACTATCGCGTGCATGGCGGCGTGATGACCGCGACGGGATATAATGACTACCTGGCCCGGATCACGCGCCGGATCACGGAAGCCGTCACCCTGACGGATACCACAAACAGCTCGAAGGCTTTCGCCAACGCCAGCAAGTTCCCCTACATCCAGATAAACCGGGCCGAGATGGCCGAGGGCATCGACACCTTCATTCGTCGGCACCTGTTCGGCCAGGAGCTGGACCCTCTCACGGATGAGAACTGGCGCGTCCTGCTGATCGACCCGGTGACGGAGCACATTATCAAGGTGTGGGCGCGCGCCATTCTCGAAGCGGAAGACAGCGTGATTGTCGCCAATGCCGAGGTCGCGCATCGGCGTCTTTCGGAAGTGCCCAAGCTCGCCATGCGGGAAGGATCATCGCTGGCCGTCGAGAAAGCTATCTATCTGCGCCTTCCCTATCCCTCGCGGAACGGCGGCCTTGAACTGGCATTTATGGAAACCTGCGAGCGTGACGCCAGCGTTGAAGCCTTCTGCAAGATCAACGAGCAGAAACACACCTTCGCGCGCCTGCGATACATCAAGGAAGATGGGCTTCCGGCGTTCTATTCGCCGGATTTCTTCGTGAGAGCAGGCGGAGCGATTTATCTGGTGGAAACAAAGGCACAAGGCCAGCTCACCAGCCCGAACGTGCTGCGCAAGCGCAAGGCCGCCGTTTCATGGTGCGACCGGATCAACGCCCTTCCTCCGGAACAGCGTAGCGATTCCGAATGGCACTATGTCCTTCTCGGGGAAGACACCTTCTATGGCTGGCGGGACAAGGGCGGCTCGATCGCTGATCTTCTTGCCTATGCCCGGCTGCGCCCTGTCGAAGACAAAGGCCAGGCCAAGTTCGCCTTCTGA
- a CDS encoding DEAD/DEAH box helicase family protein: MASINDLSLAKGLTTQVEDACAGLESGEAPILDHVSEITAELLKWWFQTEFQDARTFNFHPGQRQALLNVIYAHEVLGIASLQDLYQIAAPDVMLTSTRDSEIIRAPKNAYPKYCLKMATGTGKTWVLQALMVWQILNANRAPDSDRYTKNFLVVAPGLIVYDRLLDAFMGKERDGKRDFTISDLSIFQELFIPHSPSKSLISLS, from the coding sequence ATGGCGAGCATCAACGATCTTTCGCTTGCCAAGGGTTTGACGACCCAGGTCGAAGACGCCTGCGCCGGCTTGGAAAGCGGCGAAGCACCGATCCTAGATCATGTCTCGGAGATCACGGCCGAACTGTTGAAATGGTGGTTCCAGACTGAATTTCAGGACGCCCGCACCTTCAATTTCCATCCCGGCCAGCGGCAAGCCCTGCTGAACGTGATCTATGCCCATGAGGTTTTGGGCATTGCGTCCCTGCAAGACCTCTACCAAATCGCCGCCCCTGACGTGATGCTGACAAGCACGCGGGATTCCGAGATCATCCGCGCGCCGAAAAATGCCTATCCGAAATACTGCCTGAAAATGGCGACCGGAACGGGAAAGACCTGGGTTCTGCAAGCCCTCATGGTCTGGCAGATTCTCAACGCGAACCGCGCGCCGGATAGCGACCGCTACACCAAAAACTTCCTCGTCGTTGCCCCCGGCCTCATCGTTTACGATCGGCTGCTTGACGCCTTCATGGGGAAGGAACGAGACGGCAAGCGCGATTTCACGATTTCTGACCTGTCGATATTCCAGGAACTGTTCATCCCACATTCTCCAAGTAAGTCGCTGATTTCGCTGTCGTAA
- the traA gene encoding Ti-type conjugative transfer relaxase TraA — MAIYHLSMKPVSRAGGRSAVASMAYRAGEKLTNERDGITHDFSRKQGVEHAEIVLPEGVSADWARDRSDLWNAAEFAEKRKDARVAREFEIALPHELSAEQRLEAAREMAQELADRYGAAVDFAIHAPHEASDVRNHHAHILMTTRQVTEDGLGDKTYLERENKWLLAHDLPTTDMQLRDLRQRWEGIANERLAMAGLDIRIDHRSHMERGLEIAPTEHMGVHATQMERRGLDVSRARLDEEAARRNAELIREKPEQVLTLITGEKSVFDRHDVARALHRYINDDPQEFQSAFAKVMASPALVELQPERADPATGEIELARYSTREMVEIESGMIESAQRMHGAHGHGVDRRHVERAIERQDAAIQRSAGDASARLSDEQRRAIEHITGPERIAAVVGYAGAGKSTMLAAAREAWEAEGYQVHGAALSGKAAEGLEESSGIQSRTLASWSRGWENDRGTIGRGDVFVIDEAGMVGSRQLARFVGEAEARGAKIVLVGDHEQLQAIGAGAPFRAITEEIGHAELSEIRRQRVDWQREASVDFATHRTAEGLAAYRDHGNISFAETGEDARGQIVRDYLADRDERPDGTRVAMAHRRADVRAINDAIRTELQDRGELAQGEDAGALTFQTNDGKREFAPGDRIVFLENNRDLGVKNGMLGTVEHVEEGRIIATLDGGRERSVSVPMGDYQAIDHGYATTIHKNQGATVDRSYVMASGTMDRHLTYVAMTRHRDGMQLYAAQDEFTNAGRLVEHGAAPFEHDPQKSGSYFVTLENDKGEQRTLWGVDLERAMKEAAPEIGEKIGLQHEGSTPVTLPDGTQTHRNAWKVQDAGELAYSQLERRLSRSGVKETTLDYTRDFAERRGIAEQMGIRSEIEIPAERAAGLRAERESTAGDHALDRRSSQKVGADLAQDLRADPREDLAGDRQQRRNPFEGLKLGRGAAAESREPDRAGEDGPQIDQNRPQQAEKQRRGMFAGLKLNARPAASQERSERPEREGSLRPAPAPDRLAERARGPSPLETAVDRYSRAYQSIDQHRREGLPVLDMQRQEMRDAGQQLDQVRGGMKDLMRSTLENDPATARAMTELSGRERVAHVIDGMKRENAALQDPNIRAERFVERWQELQGQRRELRGWQHDDARAKVESHMNGMTKSLERDPQVDSILRNRRQELGIGQELRREQTIARALQDEMTRGHRLSRGIGMER, encoded by the coding sequence TTGGCGATCTACCATTTGAGCATGAAGCCAGTTTCGCGGGCGGGCGGCCGTAGCGCCGTCGCCTCAATGGCTTATCGTGCCGGGGAGAAGCTGACCAACGAACGCGACGGGATCACGCATGATTTCAGCCGCAAGCAGGGCGTTGAACATGCCGAGATCGTCTTGCCCGAAGGCGTTTCAGCCGATTGGGCGCGGGATCGGTCGGACTTGTGGAACGCCGCCGAGTTTGCCGAGAAGCGCAAGGATGCCCGCGTTGCGCGGGAGTTCGAGATTGCCTTGCCGCATGAGCTATCGGCCGAGCAGCGGCTAGAGGCGGCGCGGGAGATGGCGCAGGAGCTGGCCGACCGCTACGGCGCGGCCGTGGACTTCGCCATTCATGCGCCGCACGAGGCGAGCGACGTTCGCAATCACCATGCCCACATTCTTATGACCACGCGGCAGGTGACGGAGGACGGGCTAGGCGACAAGACCTATCTTGAGCGCGAAAACAAATGGCTGTTGGCGCACGACCTGCCGACGACAGATATGCAGCTCCGCGACCTTCGCCAGCGATGGGAGGGGATCGCCAACGAGCGGCTTGCGATGGCCGGGCTAGATATTCGCATCGACCATCGTTCGCATATGGAGCGCGGGCTAGAGATCGCGCCAACCGAACATATGGGCGTCCATGCCACGCAGATGGAGCGGCGCGGCCTCGACGTATCGCGGGCGCGGCTGGACGAGGAAGCGGCCCGGCGCAATGCCGAGTTGATCCGGGAGAAGCCCGAGCAGGTTCTAACCCTCATCACCGGGGAAAAGAGCGTGTTCGACCGGCACGACGTTGCGCGGGCGCTGCATCGCTACATCAACGACGATCCGCAGGAGTTTCAGAGCGCGTTCGCCAAGGTGATGGCCTCGCCGGCGCTGGTCGAGCTTCAGCCCGAGCGGGCCGACCCGGCAACGGGCGAGATCGAGCTTGCCCGCTATTCGACCCGCGAAATGGTCGAGATCGAATCCGGCATGATCGAGAGCGCGCAGCGGATGCACGGCGCGCATGGTCATGGCGTCGATCGCCGGCATGTCGAGCGCGCCATAGAGCGGCAGGACGCCGCCATTCAGCGCAGCGCCGGCGATGCTTCCGCCCGGTTGTCCGACGAGCAGCGCCGGGCGATCGAGCATATCACCGGGCCGGAGCGGATCGCGGCCGTTGTCGGCTATGCCGGCGCTGGCAAGTCCACCATGCTCGCGGCGGCGCGCGAGGCATGGGAGGCCGAGGGCTATCAGGTCCACGGTGCGGCCTTGTCGGGGAAGGCGGCCGAGGGCTTGGAGGAAAGTTCCGGCATCCAGAGCCGCACCCTCGCGTCATGGTCCCGCGGTTGGGAGAACGACCGCGGCACGATCGGCCGCGGCGACGTGTTCGTGATCGACGAGGCCGGCATGGTCGGGAGCCGCCAGCTCGCCCGCTTCGTTGGCGAGGCCGAGGCGCGCGGGGCGAAGATCGTCCTTGTAGGCGACCATGAGCAGCTACAGGCGATCGGGGCCGGCGCACCGTTCCGGGCGATCACGGAGGAAATCGGCCATGCCGAGCTGTCCGAGATACGCCGGCAGCGCGTGGACTGGCAGCGGGAGGCGTCGGTTGACTTCGCCACGCACCGGACGGCCGAGGGGCTGGCAGCCTATCGGGATCATGGCAATATCAGCTTTGCCGAGACGGGCGAGGACGCGCGCGGCCAGATCGTGCGGGATTATCTTGCCGACCGCGACGAGCGCCCGGACGGCACCCGCGTAGCGATGGCGCATCGCCGGGCCGATGTTCGGGCGATCAATGACGCGATCAGGACCGAGCTACAGGACCGGGGCGAGCTGGCGCAGGGCGAGGACGCCGGCGCGCTGACCTTCCAGACCAATGACGGAAAGCGGGAGTTCGCGCCCGGCGACCGCATCGTGTTCTTGGAGAACAACCGCGACCTTGGCGTGAAAAACGGGATGCTTGGCACGGTCGAGCATGTCGAGGAAGGCCGGATCATCGCCACGCTGGACGGCGGCCGGGAGCGTAGCGTTTCCGTGCCGATGGGCGACTATCAGGCGATCGACCACGGCTATGCGACGACGATTCACAAAAATCAGGGTGCGACGGTCGATCGGTCCTATGTGATGGCGTCGGGGACGATGGACCGGCACCTAACCTATGTCGCCATGACCCGGCATCGTGATGGTATGCAGCTCTACGCCGCACAGGACGAGTTCACCAATGCCGGCCGGCTGGTCGAGCATGGGGCCGCCCCGTTCGAGCATGACCCGCAGAAATCCGGCAGCTATTTCGTGACGCTGGAAAACGACAAGGGCGAGCAGCGCACCCTATGGGGCGTCGATCTTGAGCGCGCCATGAAGGAGGCCGCGCCGGAGATCGGGGAGAAGATCGGCCTACAGCATGAGGGTTCCACCCCCGTCACCTTGCCGGATGGGACGCAGACGCACCGGAACGCATGGAAGGTTCAGGACGCCGGCGAGCTGGCCTATAGCCAGCTAGAGCGCCGCCTTTCCCGGTCGGGCGTCAAGGAAACGACGCTCGATTATACCCGCGACTTTGCCGAGCGGCGCGGGATCGCGGAGCAAATGGGCATCCGCAGCGAGATCGAGATTCCGGCCGAGCGCGCGGCCGGGCTACGTGCGGAGCGGGAGTCGACGGCCGGGGATCATGCGCTTGATCGCAGATCCTCGCAAAAAGTTGGCGCGGATCTCGCGCAGGATCTCCGTGCAGATCCGCGCGAGGATCTCGCCGGCGATCGACAGCAGCGCCGCAATCCGTTCGAGGGCCTGAAACTCGGGCGCGGCGCGGCGGCCGAGAGCCGCGAGCCAGACCGCGCCGGCGAGGACGGCCCACAGATCGACCAGAACAGGCCGCAGCAGGCCGAGAAGCAGCGGCGCGGTATGTTCGCCGGCCTCAAGCTCAATGCGCGTCCTGCCGCCTCTCAGGAGCGCAGCGAGCGGCCGGAAAGGGAAGGGAGCTTGCGGCCGGCGCCGGCGCCCGACCGGCTGGCCGAGCGGGCGCGGGGGCCGTCGCCGCTTGAGACGGCCGTTGACCGATATTCGCGGGCCTATCAGTCGATCGACCAGCACCGGCGCGAGGGCCTGCCCGTTCTCGACATGCAGCGGCAGGAAATGCGCGATGCCGGCCAGCAGCTCGACCAGGTGCGCGGCGGCATGAAAGATTTGATGCGCTCGACGCTGGAAAACGACCCGGCGACGGCGCGCGCCATGACCGAGCTTTCCGGCCGGGAGCGTGTCGCCCATGTTATCGACGGGATGAAGCGCGAAAACGCCGCGCTGCAAGACCCGAATATCAGGGCCGAGCGGTTCGTTGAACGCTGGCAGGAGCTACAGGGGCAGCGCCGGGAGCTTCGCGGCTGGCAGCACGACGACGCCCGCGCCAAGGTCGAAAGCCACATGAACGGCATGACCAAGAGCCTTGAGCGTGACCCGCAGGTAGATTCCATCCTGCGCAATCGCCGGCAGGAACTTGGAATCGGTCAGGAGCTTCGCCGCGAGCAGACCATTGCCCGCGCGCTGCAAGACGAAATGACACGCGGCCACCGGCTTAGCCGGGGCATCGGCATGGAAAGGTAG
- a CDS encoding zinc-dependent alcohol dehydrogenase family protein has protein sequence MKGAVYDAKGGIEWKEVPKPKIEDPTDAIVRITKTTVCGTDLHILRGDVPSVTEGRVLGHEGVGVVEEVGSSVTRIKPGDRVVISAISSCGSCYQCKKGLGCHCEAKDGGWVLGNLLNGTQAHYTRVPHADNGLHVIPDGVDEEAAVMLSDILPTGFEVGVLAGNVQPGSNVVIVGAGPVGLAALVTAQFYSPASIIVIDTDDPRLEAAERLGATRTINPSKEDYAAVVKELTDGYGADTVIECVGIPETFDMCQKLVAKGGNIANIGVHGTAVDLHLQDLWNANIVISTGYVTTNSTQMLMKTVASGKIRPEEFVTHHFALDDIEEAYRVFGAAAKNKALKLILSA, from the coding sequence ATGAAAGGTGCCGTCTATGATGCCAAGGGAGGCATTGAATGGAAAGAAGTGCCAAAACCCAAGATTGAAGATCCCACAGATGCCATAGTGCGCATCACCAAGACGACAGTGTGCGGAACCGACCTGCATATCCTCAGGGGAGACGTGCCCAGCGTAACCGAAGGCCGGGTGCTGGGCCATGAAGGCGTCGGCGTCGTCGAAGAAGTCGGCAGTTCGGTCACCCGCATAAAGCCGGGTGACCGGGTTGTGATCTCGGCCATCTCGTCCTGCGGCAGTTGCTATCAATGCAAGAAGGGCCTGGGGTGCCATTGCGAGGCGAAGGATGGCGGTTGGGTGCTGGGCAATCTGTTGAACGGCACGCAGGCGCACTATACCCGCGTCCCACATGCCGATAACGGCTTGCACGTCATTCCCGACGGTGTCGATGAAGAGGCCGCGGTAATGCTGTCCGACATTCTGCCCACAGGCTTCGAGGTCGGCGTATTGGCTGGAAATGTGCAGCCAGGCAGCAATGTGGTGATTGTCGGTGCCGGACCTGTGGGTCTGGCGGCGCTGGTCACGGCGCAGTTCTATTCGCCCGCTTCGATCATCGTGATCGACACGGACGATCCACGACTTGAGGCGGCCGAACGCCTTGGGGCGACCCGCACGATCAACCCCTCGAAAGAAGACTATGCCGCCGTGGTCAAAGAACTGACGGACGGATATGGCGCCGATACGGTGATTGAATGCGTCGGTATCCCTGAAACCTTTGACATGTGCCAGAAACTGGTCGCGAAGGGCGGCAACATCGCCAATATCGGCGTGCATGGCACAGCGGTCGATCTACATCTGCAGGACCTGTGGAACGCGAACATCGTGATCTCCACGGGCTATGTCACCACCAATTCGACGCAGATGCTGATGAAGACCGTCGCCTCGGGCAAGATCCGTCCCGAGGAGTTCGTGACCCATCATTTTGCTCTGGACGATATTGAGGAGGCCTACCGCGTCTTTGGCGCAGCCGCCAAGAACAAGGCGCTAAAGCTGATCCTGTCGGCCTGA
- a CDS encoding SMP-30/gluconolactonase/LRE family protein, with amino-acid sequence MPRELKPVVTGMSYMEGPRWHDGRMWFSDFYTHRVYSVNEDGSDQRVELEVPNQPSGIGWLPDGSLVAVSMRDRKILRRTPNGEVVVHADLSDHVTGHPNDMVVDNKGRIYVGNFGFDLMGGAPVSPTVLLRVDLDGSVHEVADDLWFPNGSVITPEGVLIVNETMGNRATAFDIAEDGSLTNRREWFKFAELPTETYVADGIDAGQYPCGPDGSCLDAEGGLWIADAMNGRVLRVLEGGEVTEEIDPGTGVFACGLGGADGKTLYLCTAPDFFEDKRSAAREAVLMATKVDVPAAT; translated from the coding sequence ATGCCGAGAGAGTTGAAGCCGGTCGTTACCGGCATGTCGTATATGGAAGGTCCGCGCTGGCACGACGGGCGTATGTGGTTTTCGGACTTCTACACCCACCGCGTCTATTCGGTGAATGAGGATGGCAGCGACCAGCGCGTTGAACTGGAGGTGCCAAATCAGCCATCAGGTATCGGCTGGCTGCCTGATGGCAGTCTGGTGGCCGTCTCGATGCGCGACCGAAAGATTCTGCGCCGCACACCTAATGGCGAAGTCGTCGTCCATGCCGACTTGTCGGATCATGTCACGGGGCATCCGAATGATATGGTCGTGGACAACAAGGGCCGCATCTATGTCGGCAATTTCGGCTTCGATCTTATGGGTGGTGCCCCGGTATCGCCGACCGTGCTGTTGCGTGTCGATCTGGATGGTTCGGTGCATGAAGTGGCCGATGACCTGTGGTTCCCGAACGGCTCGGTCATCACGCCTGAGGGTGTGCTGATCGTGAACGAAACGATGGGCAACCGCGCCACCGCTTTTGACATTGCCGAGGATGGTAGCCTGACCAACCGGAGGGAATGGTTCAAATTCGCCGAACTTCCGACCGAGACGTACGTCGCGGATGGTATCGACGCCGGGCAATACCCTTGTGGCCCGGATGGCAGTTGTTTGGACGCAGAAGGCGGCTTGTGGATCGCGGATGCGATGAACGGTCGCGTCTTGCGCGTGTTGGAGGGCGGTGAGGTCACCGAAGAAATCGACCCGGGAACAGGCGTCTTTGCCTGCGGTCTCGGCGGCGCCGACGGCAAGACGCTTTACCTCTGCACAGCACCGGATTTCTTCGAGGACAAGCGTTCTGCGGCCCGCGAAGCCGTTTTGATGGCCACGAAAGTGGACGTGCCCGCTGCCACGTAA
- a CDS encoding NYN domain-containing protein: MAIDSAGTLALLIDGDNATPKIITGLLAEIANYGTASVKRIYGDWTKPNLNGWKECLLEHSIQPVQQFAYTTGKNATDGAMIIDAMDLLYTGRFSGFCIVSSDSDFARLAARIREQGVIVYGFGERKTPRPFITACDKFVYFDVLNTAGEQKEAEAVTAPKAAAAKPAPAKAALDRAALDMLAKAVTASADEDGRANLARVGAHLAKQSPDFDARNYGFPRLSDLVEASGIVEVERIGENPKIIMVRLKGGPTPRPAR, from the coding sequence ATGGCAATAGACAGCGCCGGAACACTTGCGTTGCTGATCGACGGCGATAATGCCACCCCGAAAATCATAACCGGGCTGCTGGCTGAGATCGCCAACTATGGCACCGCCAGCGTCAAGCGCATCTATGGCGATTGGACCAAGCCGAACCTCAACGGCTGGAAAGAGTGCCTGCTGGAACACTCGATTCAGCCGGTCCAGCAATTCGCCTATACGACCGGGAAGAACGCAACGGACGGCGCGATGATTATCGACGCGATGGACTTGCTCTATACCGGCCGCTTCTCCGGTTTCTGCATCGTCTCAAGTGATAGCGACTTTGCCCGCCTGGCCGCGCGCATCCGTGAGCAAGGCGTCATCGTCTATGGGTTCGGGGAGCGCAAGACGCCCCGCCCCTTCATCACCGCTTGCGACAAGTTCGTCTATTTCGACGTGCTCAACACGGCCGGGGAACAGAAGGAAGCGGAAGCCGTCACCGCGCCTAAAGCGGCCGCCGCCAAGCCTGCACCGGCGAAAGCGGCACTCGATCGCGCTGCCCTCGACATGCTGGCGAAAGCTGTCACCGCCTCGGCCGACGAAGACGGCCGCGCTAATCTGGCCCGCGTCGGCGCGCACCTGGCGAAACAATCGCCGGATTTCGACGCCCGTAACTATGGCTTTCCCCGCCTCTCCGATCTGGTCGAGGCGTCGGGCATTGTCGAGGTCGAGCGCATTGGCGAAAATCCGAAAATTATCATGGTTCGCCTCAAGGGCGGGCCAACCCCTCGCCCCGCTAGATAG
- a CDS encoding DUF6118 family protein: MAELDDDREGIEPEALDEDAGDPAAAFDALRRTIETQGAQIGAEMTVMRRGLEAAFDQLEKIEPAQDYKPQLAQLVQALDNVAERMHGVEQSPILRQGAQHYAAVLERSGEALIRTAAQQLERQASDLERAGRNLSAHVASARERDRQNWWLVVAFAVGLLAGALVMLFLPRLLPFSAAPRVASVVMGERPWQAGMSLMAFGSPEAWQRVASADQLVEANREAVAACWEAARTAGEDQRCTITVKAPGQ; this comes from the coding sequence ATGGCGGAGCTGGACGACGACAGGGAAGGAATCGAGCCGGAAGCACTGGACGAGGACGCCGGCGACCCGGCCGCCGCGTTCGACGCGCTACGGCGCACGATCGAGACGCAGGGCGCGCAGATCGGCGCGGAAATGACCGTGATGCGGCGCGGGCTGGAAGCGGCTTTCGACCAGCTCGAAAAGATCGAGCCGGCGCAGGACTACAAGCCCCAGCTCGCCCAGCTCGTGCAGGCGCTCGACAATGTTGCGGAGCGGATGCACGGCGTAGAGCAGTCACCCATTCTCCGGCAGGGCGCGCAGCACTATGCGGCGGTCCTCGAGCGCAGCGGCGAGGCCCTTATACGCACCGCCGCGCAGCAGCTCGAGCGGCAGGCGTCCGACCTCGAGCGCGCCGGCCGCAATCTTTCGGCGCACGTCGCCAGCGCGCGGGAGCGCGATCGGCAAAATTGGTGGCTTGTCGTCGCCTTCGCTGTCGGCCTGCTCGCCGGCGCGCTGGTGATGCTGTTCCTTCCGCGCCTGTTGCCGTTCTCGGCCGCGCCGCGTGTCGCCAGCGTCGTCATGGGCGAAAGGCCGTGGCAGGCCGGCATGAGCCTCATGGCGTTCGGCAGCCCGGAAGCATGGCAGCGGGTGGCGTCGGCCGATCAGCTTGTTGAGGCGAACAGGGAGGCGGTAGCGGCTTGTTGGGAGGCCGCGCGCACGGCCGGCGAGGATCAGCGTTGCACCATCACCGTGAAAGCGCCGGGGCAATAG